Proteins from a genomic interval of Bradyrhizobium sp. CCGB01:
- a CDS encoding TonB-dependent receptor, producing MSFELRRAQRLGGASLLLLGTAATSAFAQEPAQVKSSTEIPSVTVTAPSPIVRRVVPTRSPVRVARSGRSRSQQRTAEATPAAPAAAQQGVLPIVTNQFATVTVVPNEEIRREGGGQLGDLLFSKPGITGSSFAPGASSRPIIRGLDVNRVGIVENGTNANGASDLGEDHFVPIDPLATNQIEVVRGPAALRYGSTSIGGVVSATNNRIPDGLPSCAPSFQTYGLPTKAPLAAAATSPCVTAETRTAFSSVDRGVESGVLLDTGGGNFAFHADAYGRTTSDYAIPGYPYLNDPSQPVNGRQPNSATRSDGASIGGSYFFQGGYIGASITQNDSLYHIPGIDGADHNTRIDGHQTKINVKGEYHPDAAAIDAVRFWAGATDYRHNEIGLADPADLNSDGIRQTFTNKEQEIRTEVQLMPFNARFAEVTTALGFQVGHQELTAPSPDNPGTLFNGLWDPNNNTRVAGYAFNEFKFTEATRAQIAGRIEHVELHGTTPNFPADYLPDGTPQVGIARNPSFTPKSGSIGLLQDLPGGMVGSITAQYVERAPKAAELFSRGAHDATATFDIGNPNLTIETAKSVEVGVRKATGPFRFEATVYYTHFDNFIYRRLTGVMCDDDFASCGTPGAELNQAVYSQRNANFRGGEFQSQRDVGAFRGGIWGIENQLDFVRATFTDGTNVPRIPPLRMGGGVFWRDDNWLMRVNLLHAFAQNDVAVIAETPTAGYNLLKAEVSYKTKLDRNWFGAREMMAGIVGNNLLNANIRNSVSYTKDEVLMPGIGVRAFANFKF from the coding sequence ATGTCATTTGAATTGCGACGCGCGCAGCGTCTGGGTGGAGCAAGCCTGCTCCTGCTCGGCACCGCCGCCACCTCGGCATTCGCCCAAGAACCTGCACAAGTTAAGTCCTCGACCGAGATCCCGTCCGTCACCGTGACCGCCCCGAGCCCCATCGTGCGCAGGGTGGTGCCGACCCGCAGCCCGGTCCGCGTCGCGCGCTCCGGGCGATCGCGTAGCCAGCAGCGCACGGCGGAAGCCACGCCGGCCGCGCCTGCCGCAGCTCAACAGGGCGTGCTGCCTATTGTGACCAACCAGTTTGCCACCGTCACCGTGGTACCGAACGAGGAAATCCGCCGCGAGGGCGGCGGCCAGCTCGGCGACCTCCTGTTCTCCAAGCCCGGCATCACCGGCTCGAGCTTTGCGCCCGGCGCCTCCAGCCGGCCGATCATCCGCGGCCTCGACGTCAACCGCGTCGGCATCGTCGAGAACGGCACCAATGCGAACGGTGCGTCCGATCTCGGCGAGGATCATTTCGTGCCGATCGATCCGCTCGCGACCAACCAGATCGAGGTGGTGCGCGGGCCGGCGGCCTTGCGCTACGGCTCGACCTCGATCGGCGGCGTCGTCAGCGCCACCAACAACCGGATTCCGGATGGGCTGCCGTCCTGCGCGCCATCGTTCCAGACTTACGGCCTGCCGACCAAGGCGCCGCTTGCAGCGGCCGCAACATCGCCTTGCGTCACCGCCGAAACACGCACCGCGTTCAGCTCGGTCGATCGCGGTGTCGAGAGCGGCGTGCTGCTCGATACCGGCGGCGGCAATTTTGCGTTCCATGCCGACGCCTATGGCCGCACGACGTCGGACTATGCGATCCCCGGCTATCCCTATCTGAACGACCCGTCGCAGCCCGTGAACGGCCGCCAGCCCAACTCGGCGACGCGTTCGGACGGCGCCTCGATCGGCGGCTCCTACTTCTTCCAGGGCGGCTATATCGGCGCGTCGATCACGCAGAACGACTCGCTCTACCACATCCCCGGCATCGACGGCGCCGACCACAACACCCGGATCGACGGCCACCAGACCAAGATCAACGTCAAGGGCGAATACCACCCCGACGCGGCCGCGATCGACGCCGTGCGCTTCTGGGCGGGCGCGACCGACTACCGGCACAACGAGATCGGCCTCGCCGATCCCGCCGATCTCAACAGCGACGGCATCAGGCAGACCTTCACCAACAAGGAGCAGGAGATCCGCACCGAGGTGCAGCTGATGCCGTTCAACGCGCGCTTCGCCGAGGTGACGACGGCGCTGGGCTTCCAGGTCGGGCATCAGGAGCTGACCGCGCCGAGCCCGGACAATCCCGGCACGCTGTTCAACGGATTGTGGGACCCGAACAACAACACGCGCGTTGCCGGTTACGCCTTCAACGAATTCAAGTTCACGGAGGCGACGCGGGCGCAGATCGCCGGCCGCATCGAGCATGTCGAGCTGCACGGCACGACGCCGAACTTCCCGGCGGATTACCTGCCCGACGGCACGCCGCAGGTGGGCATTGCGCGCAATCCGTCCTTCACGCCGAAGAGCGGCAGCATCGGCCTGTTGCAGGACCTGCCGGGCGGCATGGTCGGCAGCATCACCGCGCAATATGTCGAGCGCGCGCCGAAGGCGGCCGAGCTGTTTTCCCGCGGCGCCCATGACGCAACCGCGACGTTCGACATCGGCAATCCGAACCTCACCATCGAGACCGCGAAGTCGGTCGAGGTCGGCGTGCGCAAGGCGACGGGGCCGTTCCGCTTCGAGGCGACCGTCTACTACACGCACTTCGACAATTTCATCTATCGCCGCCTCACCGGCGTGATGTGCGACGACGATTTTGCGTCCTGCGGCACGCCGGGCGCCGAGTTGAACCAGGCGGTCTACTCGCAACGCAATGCGAATTTCCGCGGCGGCGAGTTCCAGTCGCAGCGCGATGTCGGTGCATTCCGGGGCGGCATCTGGGGCATCGAGAACCAGCTCGACTTCGTCCGCGCCACCTTCACCGACGGCACCAACGTGCCGCGCATTCCACCGTTGCGGATGGGCGGCGGCGTGTTCTGGCGCGACGACAACTGGCTGATGCGTGTCAATCTGCTGCACGCCTTCGCGCAGAACGACGTCGCCGTGATCGCGGAGACGCCGACGGCGGGTTATAATTTGTTGAAGGCCGAGGTCAGCTACAAGACCAAGCTCGACCGCAACTGGTTCGGTGCGCGCGAGATGATGGCCGGCATCGTCGGCAACAATCTCCTCAACGCGAACATCCGCAACTCGGTGTCCTACACCAAGGACGAGGTCCTGATGCCCGGCATCGGCGTGCGGGCGTTCGCCAATTTCAAGTTCTAG
- a CDS encoding DUF4159 domain-containing protein, producing the protein MMGLPLAFTEPLLLIGLVSLPVLWWLLRVMPPRPRRIEFPPTRLLFDIAPREETPSRTPWWLTALRLLAAALVIFAAAGPIWNPQTGLAGSKAPLMIMFDDGWSAASHWDIRVKAADELIANADNDRRAIALVPLSEPNRDITLMPAGAARVALRQLAPKPYSIDRVETLTAIDRFLKATGDCEIAWLSDGVDTGRGEDFVQGLGKTIGDRSLTVFEGGTSSPLALVAAENAAAKMTVKVLRTDSGIAAGTVRALDQKASPIGEARYSFGPQDKETEASFDLPVELRNDITRLDISGERSAGAVQLLDKRWRRRAIGIVTGTTSETAQPLLAPTFYLTRALAPFADVRLADRGSPQQGITQFLDQKLPMIILADVGTVAPEIRERLNAWIDQGGVLVRFAGPRLAQAEDDLVPVKLRKGGRTLGGSLTWEKPQHLASFAADGPFAGVAVPKDVTISRQVLAEPDAVLATKSWASLEDGTPLVTGEHRGKGMVSLFHVSADMRWSDLPMSGTFVEMLRRVVDMSGYTAKPGPGVAGEATTETVAPLHILDGFGAFGPPPATAKPLPADYRDRATPDHPPGFYGPAEGPLAVNTLAASDRIAALNTASLRARHATYTNAEPRDLRGWLLSTALALFLIDAIIVAVLGGGIAALLRRRAATAMIVFGLALAGAVSLVPAPSHADSASDEFAMKAVSQTRLAYVVTGNADVDSIVKAGMSGLTQFLAQRTALEAGDPVGIDPGRDELAFFPLIYWPIVPGAPKPPQDAINKIDAYMKQGGTVLFDTRDAIEAPPGENGAAQTPAMQTLREILSSLDVPELEPVPREHVLTKTFYLLRDFPGRFSTGQTWVEALPRDEDEDSAQRPARGGDGVSPIIITSNDLAGAWAQRLDGQFMLPMAGGDARQREFAYRAGANIVMYTLTGNYKADQVHAPALIERLGQ; encoded by the coding sequence ATGATGGGATTGCCGCTCGCCTTCACCGAACCGCTGCTGCTGATCGGCCTCGTCAGCCTGCCCGTGCTGTGGTGGCTCTTGCGCGTGATGCCGCCGCGGCCGCGCCGCATCGAGTTTCCGCCGACGCGCCTGTTGTTCGACATCGCACCAAGGGAAGAGACGCCCTCGCGGACGCCGTGGTGGCTGACCGCATTGCGGCTCCTGGCTGCGGCCCTCGTCATTTTCGCCGCCGCCGGCCCGATCTGGAATCCGCAAACAGGCCTCGCCGGCAGCAAGGCGCCGCTGATGATCATGTTCGACGACGGCTGGAGCGCCGCATCGCACTGGGACATCAGGGTCAAGGCCGCCGACGAGCTGATCGCCAATGCCGACAACGACCGCCGCGCGATCGCGCTGGTGCCGCTGTCCGAGCCGAACCGCGACATCACCCTGATGCCGGCGGGTGCTGCGCGCGTCGCGCTGCGCCAGCTCGCGCCAAAGCCCTATTCGATCGATCGCGTTGAAACCCTCACCGCGATCGACCGCTTCCTGAAGGCCACCGGCGACTGCGAGATCGCCTGGCTTTCGGACGGTGTCGATACCGGGCGCGGCGAGGACTTCGTGCAGGGCCTCGGCAAGACCATCGGAGATCGCAGCTTGACGGTGTTCGAAGGCGGCACGTCCTCCCCGCTGGCGCTGGTCGCCGCCGAGAACGCCGCCGCCAAGATGACGGTGAAGGTGCTGCGCACCGACAGCGGCATCGCGGCAGGCACCGTGCGCGCGCTGGACCAGAAGGCTTCGCCGATCGGCGAAGCCCGTTATTCGTTCGGCCCGCAGGACAAGGAAACCGAAGCCTCGTTCGACCTGCCGGTCGAGCTGCGCAACGACATCACGCGGCTCGACATATCGGGCGAGCGCTCGGCCGGCGCGGTGCAGTTGCTCGACAAGCGCTGGCGCCGCCGCGCCATCGGCATCGTCACCGGCACGACCAGCGAAACCGCGCAGCCGCTGCTGGCGCCGACCTTCTACCTCACCCGCGCGCTGGCACCGTTCGCCGATGTGCGGCTCGCCGACCGCGGCTCGCCGCAGCAGGGCATCACGCAATTCCTCGACCAGAAGCTGCCGATGATCATCCTCGCCGATGTCGGGACCGTCGCCCCCGAAATCCGCGAGCGCCTCAACGCCTGGATCGATCAGGGCGGCGTGCTGGTGCGGTTCGCCGGCCCTCGCCTCGCGCAGGCCGAGGACGATCTGGTTCCGGTCAAGCTGCGCAAGGGCGGCCGCACCCTCGGCGGCAGCCTGACCTGGGAGAAGCCCCAGCATCTCGCATCCTTCGCCGCCGACGGTCCCTTTGCCGGCGTCGCGGTCCCCAAGGACGTCACCATCAGCCGGCAGGTCCTGGCCGAGCCCGACGCGGTGCTCGCCACCAAGAGCTGGGCCTCGCTGGAAGACGGAACGCCGCTCGTCACGGGCGAGCATCGCGGCAAGGGCATGGTCAGCCTGTTCCATGTCAGCGCCGACATGCGCTGGTCGGATCTGCCGATGTCGGGCACCTTCGTCGAAATGCTGCGCCGGGTCGTCGACATGTCCGGCTACACCGCCAAGCCGGGCCCTGGCGTTGCCGGCGAAGCAACCACTGAGACAGTGGCGCCGCTGCACATCCTCGACGGCTTTGGCGCGTTCGGGCCGCCGCCGGCCACCGCAAAACCGTTGCCCGCGGATTATCGCGACCGCGCCACGCCCGATCATCCGCCCGGCTTCTACGGTCCGGCAGAAGGACCGCTCGCCGTGAACACGCTCGCCGCCTCCGACCGCATCGCCGCGCTGAACACCGCAAGCCTGCGTGCGCGGCACGCGACCTACACCAATGCCGAGCCGCGCGACCTGCGCGGCTGGCTGCTGTCGACCGCGCTCGCGCTGTTCCTGATCGATGCCATCATCGTCGCGGTCCTCGGCGGCGGCATCGCCGCGCTGCTGCGCCGGCGCGCCGCGACAGCCATGATCGTGTTCGGGCTGGCGCTTGCAGGCGCCGTGTCACTCGTGCCCGCGCCCTCGCATGCCGACAGCGCCTCCGACGAGTTCGCGATGAAGGCGGTGTCGCAGACCCGCCTCGCCTATGTCGTCACCGGTAATGCCGACGTCGATTCCATCGTCAAGGCCGGCATGTCCGGGCTGACGCAGTTTCTGGCGCAGCGCACCGCGCTCGAGGCCGGCGATCCCGTCGGCATCGATCCCGGCCGCGACGAGCTCGCCTTCTTCCCGCTGATCTACTGGCCGATCGTGCCCGGCGCGCCCAAGCCGCCGCAGGATGCCATCAACAAGATCGACGCCTACATGAAGCAGGGCGGCACCGTGCTGTTCGACACCCGCGACGCGATCGAAGCGCCGCCGGGCGAGAACGGTGCCGCGCAGACCCCGGCCATGCAGACGCTGCGCGAGATCCTGTCGTCGCTGGACGTGCCCGAGCTCGAACCGGTGCCGCGCGAGCACGTGCTGACCAAGACCTTTTATTTGCTGCGCGACTTCCCCGGCCGCTTCAGCACCGGCCAGACCTGGGTCGAGGCCTTGCCGCGCGACGAGGACGAGGACAGCGCGCAGCGGCCGGCCCGCGGCGGCGACGGCGTGTCGCCGATCATCATCACCTCGAACGATCTGGCCGGCGCCTGGGCCCAGCGGCTCGACGGCCAGTTCATGCTGCCGATGGCCGGCGGCGACGCCCGCCAGCGCGAATTCGCCTACCGCGCCGGCGCCAACATTGTGATGTACACGCTGACCGGCAACTACAAGGCCGACCAGGTGCACGCACCGGCCCTGATCGAACGGTTGGGGCAATAG
- a CDS encoding GNAT family N-acetyltransferase: MQVRPAEAGEIDHLAQLWHDTWHGSHASLAPPELVRLRTLPNFRDRLAVMLPNISVVGPAGTPLGFCAIRGDELYQLFVSFEAHGAGVAAALIADAEARLAARGVELAWLACAVGNARAARFYEKSGWRNAGRFVMFSETSNGPFPKDQWRFEKRLGAP, encoded by the coding sequence ATGCAGGTGCGTCCCGCTGAGGCCGGTGAGATCGATCATCTCGCGCAGCTGTGGCACGACACCTGGCATGGATCGCATGCCTCGCTTGCGCCGCCCGAGCTGGTCCGCCTCCGCACCCTCCCGAATTTTCGCGATCGGCTCGCGGTCATGCTTCCCAACATCAGCGTCGTCGGCCCGGCCGGCACGCCTTTGGGCTTCTGCGCCATCAGGGGCGACGAATTGTACCAGCTCTTCGTGTCGTTCGAGGCGCACGGCGCGGGTGTGGCTGCTGCACTGATCGCCGACGCCGAGGCCCGGCTCGCCGCGCGCGGTGTGGAGCTGGCGTGGCTCGCATGTGCGGTCGGCAATGCGCGCGCTGCGCGGTTCTACGAAAAGAGCGGCTGGCGCAACGCCGGCAGGTTCGTGATGTTTTCGGAGACGTCGAACGGGCCTTTCCCCAAAGACCAATGGCGCTTCGAGAAGCGGCTGGGAGCCCCGTAA
- a CDS encoding GNAT family N-acetyltransferase has protein sequence MTDLSLTILPEAAGDAQAIERLHERTFGPGRFVLSAYRIREHVDHLLELSFTARIGTLLVGSVRQLPILVGETPALLLGPLTVEPPFRDRGIGRLLMERALKDAKEKGHRLVLLVGDEPYYSRIGFKQVTKGRITMPGPVDAARVLVFELVDGAFEGVSGQVGPDWSKARAG, from the coding sequence ATGACCGATCTCTCGCTCACCATCCTTCCTGAAGCTGCCGGCGACGCCCAGGCGATCGAGCGGCTGCACGAACGCACCTTCGGCCCCGGCCGCTTCGTGCTCAGCGCCTACCGCATCCGTGAGCACGTCGACCATCTGCTCGAACTGTCCTTCACCGCCCGCATCGGCACGCTCCTGGTCGGCTCTGTCCGGCAGTTGCCAATCCTGGTCGGCGAGACGCCGGCGCTGCTGCTCGGACCGCTCACCGTCGAGCCGCCGTTCCGCGACCGCGGCATCGGCCGTCTCCTGATGGAGCGCGCGCTGAAGGACGCGAAGGAGAAAGGTCACCGCCTGGTGCTGCTGGTCGGCGACGAGCCCTATTACAGCCGCATCGGATTCAAGCAGGTCACCAAGGGCCGCATCACCATGCCGGGCCCGGTCGACGCCGCGCGCGTCCTGGTGTTCGAGCTCGTCGACGGCGCCTTCGAGGGCGTGTCGGGACAGGTCGGTCCGGACTGGAGCAAGGCGCGGGCAGGGTAG
- a CDS encoding DUF2946 domain-containing protein, translating to MKWFRSNIRHGARLALFAMLVQLALTFGHSHWFAQAAPLAQSSLQQIDSGKSIASIDRAAVEKQSPGVPDREQPGEDNCAICAVVAMAGTVVSATPPLLLLPQAIDLLYRTTDAEFLHLKSAGTAFQPRAPPAS from the coding sequence ATGAAGTGGTTCCGGTCAAATATCAGGCACGGCGCCCGGCTCGCGTTGTTCGCGATGCTGGTGCAGCTCGCGCTGACATTCGGCCATAGCCATTGGTTCGCCCAGGCGGCTCCTCTCGCCCAGTCCTCGCTTCAGCAGATCGACAGCGGCAAGAGCATTGCCTCGATCGACCGCGCCGCGGTCGAGAAGCAATCACCCGGGGTCCCCGACCGGGAGCAGCCGGGCGAGGACAATTGCGCGATCTGCGCCGTCGTCGCGATGGCGGGCACCGTGGTGTCCGCAACGCCACCTCTGTTGCTGCTGCCGCAGGCGATCGACCTGCTCTACCGCACCACTGATGCCGAATTCCTTCATCTGAAATCGGCCGGCACGGCGTTCCAGCCCCGCGCCCCTCCCGCGTCCTGA
- a CDS encoding DUF58 domain-containing protein produces the protein MAAETGHTAKEIIAIRRADGESRTLAASLPRLVLEARRIAANVIHGLHGRRRAGSGENFWQYRRFVSGEPSQNVDWRRSARDDHLYVRELEWEASHTVWIWPDRSPSMAFASKTARESKLERTLIVAFALAELLVAGGERVGIPGLMAPTASSSVIDKMAQAMLHDDADRLSLPPSFVPAALAETIVLSDFWSPIAEIRTTLAGLSGSGAHGTMVQIVDPAEESFPYSGRVEFVEPEGFGMITAGRAESWAQDYTARLALHRDQIRAETNKLDWLFTTHATDRSAAELLLFLHAGMQVSKSGARTTTIKAGPAA, from the coding sequence ATGGCCGCAGAGACCGGGCACACAGCGAAGGAGATCATTGCGATCCGACGTGCCGATGGCGAAAGCCGTACGCTCGCCGCTTCGCTGCCGCGCCTGGTGCTCGAGGCCCGCCGCATCGCCGCCAACGTCATCCACGGCCTGCACGGACGGCGCCGCGCCGGCTCCGGCGAGAACTTCTGGCAATACCGCCGCTTCGTGTCGGGCGAGCCGTCGCAGAATGTCGACTGGCGCCGCTCAGCGCGTGACGACCATCTCTATGTCCGCGAGCTCGAATGGGAAGCGTCGCACACGGTCTGGATTTGGCCCGATCGTTCGCCGTCGATGGCCTTCGCCTCCAAGACCGCGCGTGAATCCAAGCTGGAGCGCACGCTGATCGTTGCCTTCGCGCTGGCCGAGCTGCTGGTCGCGGGCGGCGAGCGCGTCGGCATTCCCGGATTGATGGCGCCGACCGCAAGCAGCAGCGTGATCGACAAGATGGCGCAGGCGATGCTGCATGACGATGCCGACCGGCTGAGCCTGCCGCCATCCTTCGTCCCTGCCGCGCTCGCCGAGACGATCGTGCTGTCGGATTTCTGGTCGCCGATCGCGGAGATCAGGACGACGCTCGCAGGGCTCTCCGGCTCCGGCGCCCACGGCACGATGGTGCAGATCGTCGATCCCGCCGAAGAGTCGTTCCCCTATTCCGGACGCGTCGAGTTCGTCGAGCCGGAAGGCTTTGGCATGATCACCGCCGGCCGCGCCGAGAGCTGGGCGCAGGATTACACCGCGCGGCTCGCGCTGCACCGCGACCAGATCCGCGCCGAGACCAACAAGCTCGACTGGCTTTTCACGACGCACGCGACCGACCGCTCCGCCGCCGAGCTCCTGCTGTTCCTGCATGCCGGCATGCAGGTGAGCAAGTCGGGCGCCCGCACCACGACGATCAAGGCGGGGCCCGCCGCATGA
- a CDS encoding MoxR family ATPase, translating to MAESVEKLEDGIVRSAEQVSGQIRAAKEAIASVIFGQDRVIENTLVTILSGGHALLIGVPGLAKTKLVETLGVTLGLDAKRIQFTPDLMPSDILGAEVLDESTAGKRSFRFIAGPVFAQLLMADEINRASPRTQSALLQAMQEQHITVAGARHDLPKPFHVLATQNPLEQEGTYPLPEAQLDRFLMEIDVDYPDRDAERRILFETTGAEETLAKASLTADALITAQRLVRRLPVGDSVVEAILSLVRSARPGPDSGEAGKFIAWGPGPRASQSLMLAVRARALIDGRLAPSVDDVLDLAEPILKHRMALTFQARAEGRTIPDVIKQLKTRIG from the coding sequence ATGGCGGAAAGTGTCGAGAAGCTGGAAGACGGAATCGTCCGTTCGGCCGAGCAGGTGTCGGGCCAGATTCGCGCGGCGAAAGAGGCGATCGCCTCCGTCATCTTCGGCCAGGATCGCGTGATCGAGAACACGCTCGTCACCATCCTCTCCGGCGGCCATGCGCTGCTGATCGGCGTGCCCGGCCTTGCCAAGACCAAGCTGGTCGAGACGCTCGGCGTCACGCTCGGTCTCGATGCCAAGCGCATCCAATTCACGCCCGACCTGATGCCGTCGGATATTCTCGGCGCCGAAGTGCTCGACGAGAGCACCGCGGGAAAACGCTCGTTCCGCTTCATCGCCGGTCCCGTCTTCGCGCAGCTGTTGATGGCCGACGAGATCAACCGCGCCAGCCCGCGCACCCAGTCGGCGCTGCTGCAGGCGATGCAGGAGCAGCACATCACCGTGGCCGGCGCGCGTCATGATCTGCCGAAACCGTTCCACGTGCTCGCGACGCAAAATCCGCTGGAGCAGGAAGGCACCTATCCGCTGCCGGAAGCCCAGCTCGACCGTTTCCTGATGGAGATCGACGTCGATTATCCCGATCGCGACGCCGAGCGCCGCATCCTGTTCGAGACCACCGGCGCCGAGGAGACGCTGGCAAAGGCATCATTGACGGCGGATGCGCTGATCACGGCGCAGCGGCTGGTGCGCCGCCTGCCGGTCGGCGATTCCGTGGTTGAAGCCATCCTCTCGCTGGTGCGTTCCGCCCGTCCGGGCCCTGACAGCGGCGAGGCCGGCAAGTTCATTGCCTGGGGTCCCGGCCCGCGCGCCAGCCAGTCGCTCATGCTCGCCGTGCGCGCCCGCGCGCTGATCGACGGACGTCTCGCGCCTTCGGTCGACGACGTGCTCGACCTCGCCGAACCCATTCTGAAGCACCGCATGGCATTGACGTTCCAGGCGCGCGCCGAGGGGCGCACGATTCCGGACGTGATCAAGCAATTGAAGACACGGATCGGTTGA
- a CDS encoding DUF2304 domain-containing protein produces the protein MTDALPSPETVVVISAFALIYMLVLLRKTLQGKFDLYDFLMLSMVAIIPAGFALFPTLAYLVSHLTGVVFPFVVMFGALFLVVFAFMHNMTARLHRLERQNCALIQEQSLMALEMKAKESGQNGG, from the coding sequence GTGACAGATGCCCTTCCGAGTCCAGAGACGGTCGTCGTCATCTCGGCCTTTGCGCTGATCTACATGCTGGTGCTGCTGCGCAAGACGCTGCAAGGCAAGTTCGATCTCTATGACTTCCTGATGCTGTCCATGGTGGCGATCATCCCCGCGGGCTTCGCGCTGTTTCCGACGCTGGCCTATCTCGTCAGCCACCTGACCGGTGTCGTGTTTCCGTTCGTCGTGATGTTCGGCGCGCTGTTCCTGGTGGTGTTCGCCTTCATGCACAACATGACGGCGCGACTGCACCGGCTGGAGCGGCAGAACTGCGCGCTGATCCAGGAGCAGAGCCTGATGGCGCTGGAGATGAAGGCTAAGGAGAGCGGCCAGAACGGCGGCTGA
- a CDS encoding NUDIX domain-containing protein: MGDRLNGIRRKFEPLLRRIFHAYFLLVRGMTLGVRAVVLDSENRVFLVRHSYIAGWYLPGGGVDLGETMEQAMRRELKEEGDIDLTGDAVLHGIFLNNHVSRRDHVAVYVVRQFRQDRLPAPNHEIVECGFFAITALPEGTTHGTRQRLAEVLDGKPPTATWR, from the coding sequence ATGGGGGATCGTCTGAACGGTATCCGACGGAAATTCGAGCCGCTGCTGCGGCGGATCTTTCACGCCTATTTCCTGCTGGTCCGCGGCATGACGCTCGGCGTCCGCGCCGTGGTGCTGGATTCCGAGAACCGGGTGTTCCTGGTCAGGCACAGCTACATCGCCGGCTGGTATCTGCCCGGCGGCGGCGTCGATCTCGGCGAGACCATGGAGCAGGCGATGCGGCGCGAGCTCAAGGAGGAGGGCGATATCGATCTCACGGGTGATGCCGTGCTGCACGGTATCTTCCTCAACAACCACGTCTCCCGCCGCGACCACGTCGCGGTCTACGTCGTCAGGCAGTTCAGGCAGGATCGCCTGCCCGCGCCCAACCACGAGATCGTCGAATGCGGCTTCTTCGCGATCACGGCGCTGCCCGAGGGCACCACGCACGGGACGCGGCAACGGCTCGCGGAAGTGCTTGACGGCAAGCCGCCGACCGCGACGTGGCGCTGA
- a CDS encoding glycosyltransferase family 2 protein, whose translation MGLGTGINTDLASADTYRDGAAAPPAAAARILLIIPCFNEEASVGGLLSEIAATGCGYHTLVVDDGSSDATSAVASRRSPVARLAQNLGIGGAVQTGIKYAARQDFDFCIQIDGDGQHDPRAIETLLDAHRKDPTNITIGSRFIDHAGFCSTRMRRAGIRMIVLALNGLFSGGGRITDPTSGMRLMDRSAIAFFAKAYPTDFPEPISLAWAMRAGLTVKEVPVEMRARETGASSIDGLKSASYMIRVLGYILLARLVRSR comes from the coding sequence ATGGGCTTGGGTACGGGTATAAATACGGACTTGGCTTCGGCCGACACGTACCGGGACGGTGCCGCCGCACCGCCGGCCGCTGCGGCACGGATCCTGCTCATCATTCCCTGCTTCAACGAGGAGGCCTCGGTCGGCGGTCTGCTGAGCGAGATCGCGGCAACCGGCTGCGGCTACCACACCCTGGTTGTCGACGACGGCTCGTCTGACGCGACGTCCGCGGTGGCAAGCCGCCGCTCGCCGGTCGCCCGCCTCGCGCAGAATCTCGGCATCGGCGGCGCCGTGCAGACCGGCATCAAATACGCGGCGCGTCAGGATTTCGATTTCTGCATCCAGATCGACGGCGACGGCCAGCATGATCCGCGCGCCATCGAGACGCTGCTGGACGCCCATCGCAAGGACCCGACCAACATCACCATCGGAAGCCGCTTCATCGACCATGCCGGCTTCTGCTCGACGCGGATGCGGCGCGCCGGCATCAGGATGATCGTGCTTGCGCTCAACGGTCTGTTCAGCGGCGGCGGCCGCATCACCGATCCGACCAGCGGCATGCGGCTGATGGATCGTTCCGCCATCGCCTTCTTCGCAAAAGCCTATCCGACGGATTTTCCGGAGCCGATCTCGCTGGCCTGGGCGATGCGCGCGGGACTGACGGTCAAAGAGGTTCCCGTGGAGATGCGGGCGCGGGAGACCGGCGCCAGCTCGATCGATGGATTGAAGTCGGCGAGCTACATGATCCGCGTCCTCGGCTATATCCTGCTCGCGCGTCTCGTGAGATCGCGATGA